Proteins found in one Neofelis nebulosa isolate mNeoNeb1 chromosome 3, mNeoNeb1.pri, whole genome shotgun sequence genomic segment:
- the BBS12 gene encoding Bardet-Biedl syndrome 12 protein has protein sequence MVMACRVINKRRHVGLQQLSSFSGTGRTFLGPVKSSKFIIDEERHESILISSVVRLLESLDLTSAVGQLLNEAVQTQNNTYKTGTSTLLFLVGAWSSAAEECLHLGVPISLIVSVMSEGLNSCIEEVVSLQVPIHNVFDHIDSTKTFSGLETCSVSLCPFLQIPSDTGLQKAHDLKDVASPSLTIYNLSGIPVRSPKLFRPQAEDEANKNQNPQTLKKSLLTDSRCGKSILIHSRHFNRTDSNRWINKPEGFLEQHGAATPRTYRCNDLVELEMGLSHGDHNSMKLVDEAVRLQFQNASTQQGNCTIPFMFDISRIFTCCLPGIPETFSCVCPGYITVVSISNTTLIKELQNQPVQIILIEGDLTENYRHLGFNKAANINTLLESMKVQQDSSEEQWTDYVLQVLIKFNVNLVLVQGNVSEDLIEKCMHSKRLVIGSVNSSVMKAFAEASGAVQVAYITQVNENCVGSGVCVTFWRSIPSDVIDRINILTIMIKTEGINLVTVVLTSPLPAQMQAKEDRFWTCAYRLYYALREQKVFLGGGAVEFLCLSHLQILAEQSLSKRNHVCSGWLHNTSSWLASSLALYRSTVLKCLANGWHKYLSALMYNTANCSSELGASTVIQQHLQSATDSGSPSSYILNEYSKLNSGIFNSGISNKLEQIPSVYDIVTPKTEAWRRALDLVLLVLQTDSEIITGLGHTQINSQETEGFLFL, from the coding sequence ATGGTGATGGCTTGCAGGGtcataaataaaagaaggcaTGTGGGACTTCAGCAACTTTCATCATTTTCAGGAACAGGAAGAACCTTCCTAGGCCCAGTAAAATCATCTAAATTTATTATTGATGAAGAGCGTCATGAAAGTATATTAATCAGTTCAGTAGTAAGACTTCTTGAAAGTTTGGATTTAACCAGTGCAGTGGGACAACTTCTCAATGAAGCAGTTCAAACACAAAATAACACATATAAAACTGGAACCAGTACCCTTTTGTTTCTTGTCGGTGCATGGAGCAGTGCCGCTGAAGAATGTCTTCATTTGGGTGTCCCCATTTCATTAATAGTGTCTGTAATGTCAGAAGGCTTGAACTCTTGCATTGAAGAGGTAGTTTCCCTTCAAGTACCTATCCACAATGTATTTGACCATATAGACAGCACAAAGACATTTTCTGGACTTGAAACATGTAGTGTCAGTTTGTGTCCTTTTCTACAGATCCCTTCAGATACTGGTTTACAGAAGGCGCATGATCTCAAGGATGTTGCCTCTCCATCATTGACCATTTACAACCTTTCTGGGATACCTGTTAGATCACCTAAACTCTTTAGACCTCAGGCTGAAGATGaagcaaataaaaaccagaatCCTCAAACTCTGAAAAAGAGTCTGCTCACCGACAGCCGCTGTGGAAAGTCAATACTAATCCACAGTAGGCATTTTAATAGGACAGATAGTAATCGGTGGATAAACAAACCAGAGGGATTTCTAGAACAACATGGTGCAGCTACTCCCCGTACTTACAGATGTAATGATTTGGTAGAGTTGGAGATGGGTTTGAGTCATGGAGATCACAACAGCATGAAATTAGTAGATGAAGCAGTTCGACTACAATTTCAGAATGCAAGTACGCAACAAGGCAACTGTACAATACCATTTATGTTCGACATTTCAAGAATCTTCACTTGCTGTTTACCCGGTATACCTGAAACTTTTTCTTGTGTCTGCCCAGGATATATCACTGTTGTATCAATATCTAATACTACTCTGATCAAGGAATTGCAGAATCAGCCTGTCCAGATTATTCTCATTGAGGGTGACCTCACAGAGAATTATCGCCACCTGGGATTTAATAAGGCTGCAAATATTAACACGCTATTAGAAAGCATGAAGGTTCAACAAGACAGCTCAGAAGAACAATGGACAGATTATGTATTACAGGTATTAATCAAGTTCAATGTGAACCTTGTCCTGGTACAAGGAAATGTGTCTGAAGACTTAATTGAAAAGTGCATGCACAGTAAGCGGTTGGTAATTGGCTCAGTGAACAGCAGTGTGATGAAGGCTTTCGCGGAAGCTTCAGGAGCAGTACAGGTGGCCTACATTACACAAGTGAATGAAAACTGTGTGGGCAGTGGGGTCTGTGTGACCTTCTGGAGAAGTATTCCCTCAGATGTCATAGATAGGATCAACATACTGACAATCatgataaaaacagaaggaattaATTTGGTTACAGTAGTGCTCACTAGCCCACTCCCTGCACAGATGCAAGCCAAAGAAGACAGGTTCTGGACTTGTGCCTATCGTCTGTATTATGCTCTAAGAGAGCAAAAGGTCTTTCTTGGAGGTGGCGCAGTTGAATTTTTGTGTCTTAGCCATCTTCAAATTCTTGCAGAGCAATCACTGAGTAAAAGAAACCACGTCTGTTCAGGATGGCTTCATAATACTTCCTCTTGGCTGGCCTCATCTCTGGCACTATACAGATCAACTGTGCTGAAATGCCTGGCAAATGGATGGCACAAATACCTTTCAGCTCTCATGTATAACACTGCCAATTGCTCATCAGAATTGGGAGCCAGCACAGTCATTCAACAACATTtacaaagtgccacagactctGGCTCTCCTTCATCTTACATCTTGAATGAATACAGTAAACTAAATAGTGGAATTTTTAATTCAGGCATTTCAAATAAACTGGAACAGATTCCAAGCGTTTATGACATTGTTACACCAAAGACTGAGGCGTGGCGCCGAGCTTTGGATTTAGTGCTTTTGGTACTTCAGACAGACAGTGAAATTATTACTGGACTTGGACACACACAGATAAATTCACAGGAAACAgagggctttttatttttgtag
- the LOC131507109 gene encoding centrin-4 has product MASTSSDQWKKRAAKLELNETQKQEIKEAFDLFDVDGSGTIDVKELKIAMQALGFEPKKEEIKKMIAEIDKEGNGTISFEDFFAIMSVKMSEKEEILKAFKLFDDDDTGSITLNNIKRVAKELGENLTDDELQEMLDEADRDRDGEVSEEEFLRMMKKTTLY; this is encoded by the exons ATG GCATCCACAAGTTCAGACCAATGGAAGAAAAGAGCAGCAAAACTTGAATTGAATGAAACCCAAaagcaagaaattaaagaggCCTTTGATTTATTTGATGTTGATGGGTCTGGAACCATAGATGTGAAAGAATTGAAG ATTGCAATGCAAGCCTTAGGATTTGaaccaaagaaagaagaaattaaaaaaatgatagctgaaatcgacaaagaaggaaatggcaCCATTAGTTTCGAAGATTTTTTTGCCATAATGAGTGTAAAAATG agtgagaaagaagaaatattgaaggctttcaaattatttgatgatgatgatactgGAAGCATAACACTAAACAATATCAAGAGGGTTGCTAAGGAACTAGGGGAAAATTTAACAGATGATGAACTTCAg gAAATGCTTGATGAAGCTGATCGTGATAGGGATGGAGAAGTAAGTGAGGAAGAATTTTTGAGGATGATGAAAAAGACCACTctttattaa